A window of Chromohalobacter canadensis genomic DNA:
TGTCAACGTGGTCGCCGTCGCGTACCTGGGTGGTGCCGTGGCTGACGACCCAGTCGCCCGCTTGCAAGCCGCTGTGTATTTCGACCTCGCCGGCGCGGCGCGCGCCGATCTCTACCCGGCGGCGCTGAATCTGGTTGTCTGCGTCGCGCGCAATGCGCATCACGTATTGGCGTTCGCCGCTGGGCACAAGTACCGACTCCGGTACCACCAGCGTCTCGCGGGAACGACGCTCCAGGGTCACGATCATCAGCATGCCGGGGAGCAGTGTGCGATCGGGGTTGGGCAACTGAGCACGCACGCTGACGCTGCGCGACACGGGGTCGATGCGGGTGCCGATGCTGGTGACCTCGCCACGAAAAATCTGTTCGGGATAGCTGGCCGTGGTGGCGCTCAGTGACATGCCGGGCTCAAGCGCGCCGAGAAACGTCGCCGGGACGGTGAAGTCGAGCTTCATATGGTCGAGCTTATCTAGGGTGATCAGCTCGGTGCCGGGGGTGACCAAGGCGCCGACACTGATGTCCCGCTGGCCCACGGTGCCGGCGAAGGGCGCGCGTATTCGATGGTCGGCGAGGCTGGATTGTATCTCGTCGATCTGGGCATTGACCTGCGCCAGTTGGGCCTGGGCGTCTTCATATTCGGCGCGGGTGCCGA
This region includes:
- a CDS encoding efflux RND transporter periplasmic adaptor subunit; the encoded protein is MHVPSLLAVTAHGQHRWAVALVGLLMLGSANAQDTDTRTSVIAAPVTTTQWSDPLEALGTLRADESVTLSATVTDTIAELSFNDGQRVAEGDLLIRLHDSAEQAELRAAQALRRERENAVRRARQLQDRNVGTRAEYEDAQAQLAQVNAQIDEIQSSLADHRIRAPFAGTVGQRDISVGALVTPGTELITLDKLDHMKLDFTVPATFLGALEPGMSLSATTASYPEQIFRGEVTSIGTRIDPVSRSVSVRAQLPNPDRTLLPGMLMIVTLERRSRETLVVPESVLVPSGERQYVMRIARDADNQIQRRRVEIGARRAGEVEIHSGLQAGDWVVSHGTTQVRDGDHVDILALDDGSREISDILKAARDEEDSG